The proteins below come from a single Benincasa hispida cultivar B227 chromosome 4, ASM972705v1, whole genome shotgun sequence genomic window:
- the LOC120076430 gene encoding probable WRKY transcription factor 40 → MDSKVECLQTELERLRKENEALKFMLRVVSIKNLVSQTDVCLRDQSDGLNQSSNTRARADLEVPLALALGPSSTTQAYVRTSFKDQALMVKDGYRWRKYGQKITKDNQSPRAYFKCSSPGCPVKKKVQRSLEDKSMVIVTYDGHHNHQNGSPSPLSTSRRRSSSLSSPAAVRRLPLPLPPLSPPLWVESNRVVPPVSLDLDLTLSRDKTY, encoded by the exons ATGGATTCAAAG GTGGAATGTCTCCAAACAGAGCTTGAAAGGTTGAGAAAAGAGAATGAAGCTCTAAAGTTTATGCTCAGAGTTGTGAGCATCAAGAATTTGGTTTCTCAAACGGATGTTTGTTTAAGAGATCAAAGTGATggtttgaaccaaagttcgaaCACAAGAGCGAGAGCCGATCTCGAAGTTCCACTCGCTCTCGCACTCGGACCTTCGTCCACGACCCAAGCATATGTTAGAACTAGCTTcaaagaccaagcattg atgGTGAAGGATGGATATAGATGGAGAAAATATGGGCAAAAGATTACGAAGGACAATCAATCTCCTCGTGCTTATTTCAAGTGTTCTTCTCCAGGATGCCCAGtcaaaaaaaag GTACAAAGAAGCTTGGAAGATAAGTCAATGGTCATAGTCACATACGATGGTCACCACAACCATCAAAATGGCTCTCCTTCTCCGCTTTCAACCTCTCGACGACGGTCTTCGTCTCTATCTTCTCCGGCGGCCGTCCGTCGTTTGCCACTTCCACTGCCGCCTTTGTCACCACCGCTTTGGGTGGAGAGCAACCGAGTTGTTCCACCAGTGTCGCTCGATCTCGATCTTACTCTTTCGAGAGACAAAACAtattaa